A genomic window from Verrucomicrobiia bacterium includes:
- a CDS encoding rhomboid family intramembrane serine protease, producing MREPSWRGGWSLTVVLIVANVATFVLQLALERFAPAIPFEEYLALSLPGIRHGYLWQVLTFQFLHGGVLHLLLNCWALYVFGRELEDFLGRASFLKLYLFSGVLGGVIQLACAWISPRYFGGLLVGASAGVFGLVAAYAALFPERQLTILLFFILPVTLRAKMLLFWGAVLAVVGALMPGGNVAHAAHLGGMLGGLLFLNVSGRSSGDGLSALWARFRPRWNPPSRPPGPGDSWQRLDRGGPAGRPGSRPPPVGPDQFMAEEVDPILEKIAAHGIHSLTQREREILEKARARMGRR from the coding sequence TGCAGCTCGCCCTGGAGCGATTCGCCCCCGCGATTCCCTTCGAAGAGTACCTCGCCTTGAGCCTTCCGGGCATCCGGCATGGCTACTTGTGGCAGGTGCTGACGTTCCAGTTCCTGCACGGCGGGGTGCTGCATCTGCTGCTCAACTGCTGGGCGCTTTATGTCTTCGGCCGGGAACTGGAGGACTTCCTGGGCCGGGCGTCGTTTCTCAAGCTCTACCTGTTCAGCGGCGTGCTTGGCGGCGTGATCCAGCTGGCGTGCGCGTGGATTTCCCCCCGCTATTTCGGGGGTCTGTTGGTCGGCGCTTCTGCGGGCGTTTTTGGCCTGGTCGCCGCCTACGCGGCTCTCTTTCCCGAGCGGCAGCTCACGATCCTATTGTTCTTCATCCTCCCGGTGACCCTGCGGGCGAAGATGCTTCTTTTCTGGGGTGCGGTGCTTGCGGTGGTCGGTGCGCTGATGCCGGGCGGCAACGTCGCTCATGCGGCGCATCTTGGAGGCATGCTGGGCGGTCTGCTCTTCCTCAACGTCTCCGGCCGTTCGTCCGGCGACGGCCTGTCCGCGCTCTGGGCCCGCTTTCGGCCCCGCTGGAACCCTCCGTCCCGCCCCCCCGGTCCGGGGGATTCCTGGCAGCGCCTCGATCGGGGCGGTCCGGCAGGCCGTCCGGGGTCGCGTCCGCCCCCGGTGGGACCGGACCAGTTCATGGCCGAGGAGGTGGACCCGATCCTCGAAAAAATCGCCGCTCACGGCATCCACAGCCTGACCCAGCGCGAACGGGAGATCCTGGAAAAGGCCCGGGCCCGCATGGGCCGGAGGTAG